The Arachis duranensis cultivar V14167 unplaced genomic scaffold, aradu.V14167.gnm2.J7QH unplaced_Scaffold_152172, whole genome shotgun sequence genomic interval NNNNNNNNNNNNNNNNNNNNNNNNNNNNNNNNNNNNNNNNNNNNNNNNNNNNNNNNNNNNNNNNNNNNNNNNNNNNNNNNNNNNNNNNNNNNNNNNNNNNNNNNNNNNNNNNNNNNNNNNNNNNNNNNNNNNNNNNNNNNNNNNNNNNNNNNNNNNNNNNNNNNNNNNNNNNNNNNNNNNNNNNNNNNNNNNNNNNNNNNNNNNNNNNNNNNNNNNNNNNNNNNNNNNNNNNNNNNNNNNNNNNNNNNNNNNNNNNNNNNNNNNNNNNNNNNNNNNNNNNNNNNNNNNNNNNNNNNNNNNNNNNNNNNNNNNNNNNNNNNNNNNNNNNNNNNNNNNNNNNNNNNNNNNNNNNNNNNNNNNNNNNNNNNNNNNNNNNNNNNNNNNNNNNNNNNNNNNNNNNNNNNNNNNNNNNNNNNNNNNNNNNNNNNNNNNNNNNNNNNNNNNNNNNNNNNNNNNNNNNNNNNNNNNNNNNNNNNNNNNNNNNNNNNNNNNNNNNNNNNNNNNNNNNNNNNNNNNNNNNNNNNNNNNNNNNNNNNNNNNNNNNNNNNNNNNNNNNNNNNNNNNNNNNNNNNNNNNNNNNNNNNNNNNNNNNNNNNNNNNNNNNNNNNNNNNNNNNNNNNNNNNNNNNNNNNNNNNNNNNNNNNNNNNNNNNNNNNNNNNNNNNNNNNNNNNNNNNNNNNNNNNNNNNNNNNNNNNNNNNNNNNNNNNNNNNNNNNNNNNNNNNNNNNNNNNNNNNNNNNNNNNNNNNNNNNNNNNNNNNNNNNNNNNNNNNNNNNNNNNNNNNNNNNNNNNNNNNNNNNNNNNNNNNNNNNNNNNNNNNNNNNNNNNNNNNNNNNNNNNNNNNNNNNNNNNNNNNNNNNNNNNNNNNNNNNNNNNNNNNNNNNNNNNNNNNNNNNNNNNNNNNNNNNNNNNNNNNNNNNNNNNNNNNNNNNNNNNNNNNNNNNNNNNNNNNNNNNNNNNNNNNNNNNNNNNNNNNNNNNNNNNNNNNNNNNNNNNNNNNNNNNNNNNNNNNNNNNNNNNNNNNNNNNNNNNNNNNNNNNNNNNNNNNNNNNNNNNNNNNNNNNNNNNNNNNNNNNNNNNNNNNNNNNNNNNNNNNNNNNNNNNNNNNNNNNNNNNNNNNNNNNNNNNNNNNNNNNNNNNNNNNNNNNNNNNNNNNNNNNNNNNNNNNNNNNNNNNNNNNNNNNNNNNNNNNNNNNNNNNNNNNNNNNNNNNNNNNNNNNNNNNNNNNNNNNNNNNNNNNNNNNNNNNNNNNNNNNNNNNNNNNNNNNNNNNNNNNNNNNNNNNNNNNNNNNNNNNNNNNNNNNNNNNNNNNNNNNNNNNNNNNNNNNNNNNNNNNNNNNNNNNNNNNNNNNNNNNNNNNNNNNNNNNNNNNNNNNNNNNNNNNNNNNNNNNNNNNNNNNNNNNNNNNNNNNNNNNNNNNNNNNNNNNNNNNNNNNNNNNNNNNNNNNNNNNNNNNNNNNNNNNNNNNNNNNNNNNNNNNNNNNNNNNNNNNNNNNNNNNNNNNNNNNNNNNNNNNNNNNNNNNNNNNNNNNNNNNNNNNNNNNNNNNNNNNNNNNNNNNNNNNNNNNNNNNNNNNNNNNNNNNNNNNNNNNNNNNNNNNNNNNNNNNNNNNNNNNNNNNNNNNNNNNNNNNNNNNNNNNNNNNNNNNNNNNNNNNNNNNNNNNNNNNNNNNNNNNNNNNNNNNNNNNNNNNNNNNNNNNNNNNNNNNNNNNNNNNNNNNNNNNNNNNNNNNNNNNNNNNNNNNNNNNNNNNNNNNNNNNNNNNNNNNNNNNNNNNNNNNNNNNNNNNNNNNNNNNNNNNNNNNNNNNNNNNNNNNNNNNNNNNNNNNNNNNNNNNNNNNNNNNNNNNNNNNNNNNNNNNNNNNNNNNNNNNNNNNNNNNNNNNNNNNNNNNNNNNNNNNNNNNNNNNNNNNNNNNNNNNNNNNNNNNNNNNNNNNNNNNNNNNNNNNNNNNNNNNNNNNNNNNNNNNNNNNNNNNNNNNNNNNNNNNNNNNNNNNNNNNNNNNNNNNNNNNNNNNNNNNNNNNNNNNNNNNNNNNNNNNNNNNNNNNNNNNNNNNNNNNNNNNNNNNNNNNNNNNNNNNNNNNNNNNNNNNNNNNNNNNNNNNNNNNNNNNNNNNNNNNNNNNNNNNNNNNNNNNNNNNNNNNNNNNNNNNNNNNNNNNNNNNNNNNNNNNNNNNNNNNNNNNNNNNNNNNNNNNNNNNNNNNNNNNNNNNNNNNNNNNNNNNNNNNNNNNNNNNNNNNNNNNNNNNNNNNNNNNNNNNNNNNNNNNNNNNNNNNNNNNNNNNNNNNNNNNNNNNNNNNNNNNNNNNNNNNNNNNNNNNNNNNNNNNNNNNNNNNNNNNNNNNNNNNNNNNNNNNNNNNNNNNNNNNNNNNNNNNNNNNNNNNNNNNNNNNNNNNNNNNNNNNNNNNNNNNNNNNNNNNNNNNNNNNNNNNNNNNNNNNNNNNNNNNNNNNNNNNNNNNNNNNNNNNNNNNNNNNNNNNNNNNNNNNNNNNNNNNNNNNNNNNNNNNNNNNNNNNNNNNNNNNNNNNNNNNNNNNNNNNNNNNNNNNNNNNNNNNNNNNNNNNNNNNNNNNNNNNNNNNNNNNNNNNNNNNNNNNNNNNNNNNNNNNNNNNNNNNNNNNNNNNNNNNNNNNNNNNNNNNNNNNNNNNNNNNNNNNNNNNNNNNNNNNNNNNNNNNNNNNNNNNNNNNNNNNNNNNNNNNNNNNNNNNNNNNNNNNNNNNNNNNNNNNNNNNNNNNNNNNNNNNNNNNNNNNNNNNNNNNNNNNNNNNNNNNNNNNNNNNNNNNNNNNNNNNNNNNNNNNNNNNNNNNNNNNNNNNNNNNNNNNNNNNNNNNNNNNNNNNNNNNNNNNNNNNNNNNNNNNNNNNNNNNNNNNNNNNNNNNNNNNNNNNNNNNNNNNNNNNNNNNNNNNNNNNNNNNNNNNNNNNNNNNNNNNNNNNNNNNNNNNNNNNNNNNNNNNNNNNNNNNNNNNNNNNNNNNNNNNNNNNNNNNNNNNNNNNNNNNNNNNNNNNNNNNNNNNNNNNNNNNNNNNNNNNNNNNNNNNNNNNNNNNNNNNNNNNNNNNNNNNNNNNNNNNNNNNNNNNNNNNNNNNNNNNNNNNNNNNNNNNNNNNNNNNNNNNNNNNNNNNNNNNNNNNNNNNNNNNNNNNNNNNNNNNNNNNNNNNNNNNNNNNNNNNNNNNNNNNNNNNNNNNNNNNNNNNNNNNNNNNNNNNNNNNNNNNNNNNNNNNNNNNNNNNNNNNNNNNNNNNNNNNNNNNNNNNNNNNNNNNNNNNNNNNNNNNNNNNNNNNNNNNNNNNNNNNNNNNNNNNNNNNNNNNNNNNNNNNNNNNNNNNNNNNNNNNNNNNNNNNNNNNNNNNNNNNNNNNNNNNNNNNNNNNNNNNNNNNNNNNNNNNNNNNNNNNNNNNNNNNNNNNNNNNNNNNNNNNNNNNNNNNNNNNNNNNNNNNNNNNNNNNNNNNNNNNNNNNNNNNNNNNNNNNNNNNNNNNNNNNNNNNNNNNNNNNNNNNNNNNNNNNNNNNNNNNNNNNNNNNNNNNNNNNNNNNNNNNNNNNNNNNNNNNNNNNNNNNNNNNNNNNNNNNNNNNNNNNNNNNNNNNNNNNNNNNNNNNNNNNNNNNNNNNNNNNNNNNNNNNNNNNNNNNNNNNNNNNNNNNNNNNNNNNNNNNNNNNNNNNNNNNNNNNNNNNNNNNNNNNNNNNNNNNNNNNNNNNNNNNNNNNNNNNNNNNNNNNNNNNNNNNNNNNNNNNNNNNNNNNNNNNNNNNNNNNNNNNNNNNNNNNNNNNNNNNNNNNNNNNNNNNNNNNNNNNNNNNNNNNNNNNNNNNNNNNNNNNNNNNNNNNNNNNNNNNNNNNNNNNNNNNNNNNNNNNNNNNNNNNNNNNNNNNNNNNNNNNNNNNNNNNNNNNNNNNNNNNNNNNNNNNNNNNNNNNNNNNNNNNNNNNNNNNNNNNNNNNNNNNNNNNNNNNNNNNNNNNNNNNNNNNNNNNNNNNNNNNNNNNNNNNNNNNNNNNNNNNNNNNNNNNNNNNNNNNNNNNNNNNNNNNNNNNNNNNNNNNNNNNNNNNNNNNNNNNNNNNNNNNNNNNNNNNNNNNNNNNNNNNNNNNNNNNNNNNNNNNNNNNNNNNNNNNNNNNNNNNNNNNNNNNNNNNNNNNNNNNNNNNNNNNNNNNNNNNNNNNNNNNNNNNNNNNNNNNNNNNNNNNNNNNNNNNNNNNNNNNNNNNNNNNNNNNNNNNNNNNNNNNNNNNNNNNNNNNNNNNNNNNNNNNNNNNNNNNNNNNNNNNNNNNNNNNNNNNNNNNNNNNNNNNNNNNNNNNNNNNNNNNNNNNNNNNNNNNNNNNNNNNNNNNNNNNNNNNNNNNNNNNNNNNNNNNNNNNNNNNNNNNNNNNNNNNNNNNNNNNNNNNNNNNNNNNNNNNNNNNNNNNNNNNNNNNNNNNNNNNNNNNNNNNNNNNNNNNNNNNNNNNNNNNNNNNNNNNNNNNNNNNNNNNNNNNNNNNNNNNNNNNNNNNNNNNNNNNNNNNNNNNNNNNNNNNNNNNNNNNNNNNNNNNNNNNNNNNNNNNNNNNNNNNNNNNNNNNNNNNNNNNNNNNNNNNNNNNNNNNNNNNNNNNNNNNNNNNNNNNNNNNNNNNNNNNNNNNNNNNNNNNNNNNNNNNNNNNNNNNNNNNNNNNNNNNNNNNNNNNNNNNNNNNNNNNNNNNNNNNNNNNNNNNNNNNNNNNNNNNNNNNNNNNNNNNNNNNNNNNNNNNNNNNNNNNNNNNNNNNNNNNNNNNNNNNNNNNNNNNNNNNNNNNNNNNNNNNNNNNNNNNNNNNNNNNNNNNNNNNNNNNNNNNNNNNNNNNNNNNNNNNNNNNNNNNNNNNNNNNNNNNNNNNNNNNNNNNNNNNNNNNNNNNNNNNNNNNNNNNNNNNNNNNNNNNNNNNNNNNNNNNNNNNNNNNNNNNNNNNNNNNNNNNNNNNNNNNNNNNNNNNNNNNNNNNNNNNNNNNNNNNNNNNNNNNNNNNNNNNNNNNNNNNNNNNNNNNNNNNNNNNNNNNNNNNNNNNNNNNNNNNNNNNNNNNNNNNNNNNNNNNNNNNNNNNNNNNNNNNNNNNNNNNNNNNNNNNNNNNNNNNNNNNNNNNNNNNNNNNNNNNNNNATCTTGAGTTGATAATCTCTGTGTAAGGTTGATATGCAGCCTTACTATGCTTAAACATTTCTTTGATTCCATTTTCTTACCTCAACATACCTTCATAAACAATTTCCAATGATGGTTTATCATCGGCATCTACCAACCTCAGCAATTTAATCAACGGACTCCCAATTTTGCATGCAGTAAAACAATCATTCCAAAATTTATTGTCTAGGATAATTGCACTCACAGCTCTCCCATTGGCACTCCTTCCTAATTTATGTCCGGTAAAGTGTGTATCAACAACCAATTGTTGTAATTCCGATTTGCGCTCAAAGATACTCATCAATGTGAGGAAGACAGTGGCAAAACGAGTTGCACCTGGACGAACAATCTCCCTCCAATCCTCTTTTTGTCTTAGCCAGGACAAGAACACCGTATGATTATATACAAACACGGTAATCTTTGAAGCACGTGTTGCAAGGCTAGAAATATGTGGCATGCTGCTTATATCTTTTAGAATAAGATTCAAGCAATGAGCAGCACAAGGTGACCAgtgaatattttcaaatttcttacTAATAAGCCTACCAGCAGCAACATAATTGGCCGCATTGTCAGTCACAACATGCATAATATCATTAGGGCCAATCCATTCAATCACCTCAAAAAACAAATTACACAAGTGTGAAGCATTTTTTACAATGCTGAAAGCATTTATTGATTTCACAAAACACAAACCTTTAGAACAATACACCAGGAAATTAATTTATGTTCTTTGTCTTTGATCTGTCCAACCATCAGCCATGAGGGTACATCCAGTTTCCTTCCATGCACTCCTATAACTATCAACTAGCATTTGGCTTTCTCTTTTAAGATCAGCCTACAAATGAACCCTTAACTTATCATAAGAAGGCCCCTTGTAACCAGGTCCAATACCAGCAACACCATCCAACATATCTTGAAAAAATGGTGACATCACAACATTAAATGGAATTTTACAATCCAAAAGCCACTGAGCAAACCGTTTATCAACCTCATGTATCGCCTCTTTGTTTTGCAAAACACTTTTAATACTTGGTTGAGCTCCTGGGTTGTTCTTGGTGCAAACATAGGATGAATGACTTTggcttttttctttggatcgcCTCTTGAGCTATTACTTCATCAATTGCATCCTTTACCTCATCACCACCCTCTTCACTAAaacttactttttttttgtttttgttggtcTGAATTTCTTTCAACAAACTTTCCATCTGTTTTTCCACATCATATGAAACTTTAGGACATTTTTTTATGTCTCCAATAATCTTTGCTAGATGTTTCTTCATCCTGTGAATTCCACCTCCATTGAAAACTTGTAGACAAACTAAATATTGATATTGTGGTTTTTCATTTACTATTTGTAGAGCAACATATTTCCAAGCTAAATCTATTTTTTTCCCGTAGGTTAGAAGAACCTTGTGACTGACTATCATTAGCATTAGGGGGATTAGGATTAGTAGCATCATTCGAAATAGGAGGATCGACAGGTAAGTTATTATTCACAGAAGCATTGTTATCAGCAATTGCTTCTTGATTAATACTATTATCCATAACTGAAATTAACAAAACAGATATGAAATCAAAAACAGTCACAACataatgaaatataaaaaaattctcaacaagACCATATCTAAATTCTGCTTACAGCATTCAACAATATTGCAACAAACAAATTAGGAGACATCAAAACCAGTAAAACACTATCAGCAACTggtaaaacaaattttaatacattCAGATTTCCACTATACAATCAGAACCATACATACAAATTTGCAAATTTGTAAAATTTCCACCATTAGCAACCAGCAAATATAAGACAGAACCAAAATAAGAATTGAAGAAGCAACCTTCAGAACCAAACTTGAAACAGTTGAAACCAAGACCGAAGCAGACTTGAAGAAAAATGGAacgaaaattgaaaaagaagacCAAACATTCAGTGAAGATGAAGACGAGAAGCCACTAACCTAAGTCCGTGCCGAGAAGCCAGCGAAGATGAAGAGCCGAAGAGGACTTGTCGAGTTATTGGGTTCCGGACAcggggaagaggaagaagcggcGGTGCTGAGGACCTGGGTTTGGTAGCGACGATGGAGGGCTAGGCGGAGAGCTACGCGGCTAGGGTCTCTTTGATTCAGAGTTCTCCAGAACATGGATGAAAGAATGATTAGGGGAAGAAGGGGGGTTAGGTCACGAGTGGATCACtggatctattttttttttacaaactaaaaaacggcgtcgttttatCCGAACCGGCCTGTTACCGGTCCGGCCCAACCGGCCGGTTCTCGGTCGGTTCAATAGTTTTCCAGCGTTTCCTTTGAGTAGTTATAGGGGGAGGACCGGACCGCTTGCATCATCGGTTTCCGGTTGAACCAATTCGAAcggccggtccggtccggttttTAGAACCATGCTCAAAATTGAAAGaacaaagaatgaaagaaaagattCGAAGAACCCTAGCGGTATAGCCCCCGCAGAACCCACAGCCACCACATCTCCTCTCCTCTGTtcgagctctctctctctctctatatctctctctctctctctctctctctctctctctctctgtcgtCGCCGCCGCCTCCTCCACCCCTGCCTCGCCCAGGTCGGTGCCCTACTGCTGCGTTTTAGGGTTCATAAGAAGTTTCTAGAGAATATAACAGTTTTTGAGAATTGTGCCTTCTACCTGTTTGATAATAGTCCTAGTGATGTCTGGCTATGTTCTTAGCTGATGCTCTTTTTCCTTTAATCTATACTTCCTATTTTCAGCTTTTCATGATTTTAGTAATGAAGCTGAAAGTGAAAACAATGGAATTTGATAATTTTCGTTGATTAATCACAGttcttaaatataattaaaaactagTAGGTATTGATATGTCAGACTTTTATAAGGGTGTTTGAGAAATCCCTTTTTCCCTccttagttttattattttatttacaaaattgtGAAGCTATGAAAGACTTAGAGTATGCTTTTGCGGTTCGCAGATTTGTTTACAGAGTTCTAATCACTTTTTTTAAGTCGCAAATTCATCCAGAATGATCTGACTTAAGAGTATACTCTTGCGGTTCGCAGGAGTTAATGCTTGAATTTTAGGTGCCTTTTGATTCAATGATGATGAATGCAACAATTCAAGTTACCGTGGTGAATCCTCAGGTTTATTTCAGTAATGCTTCTGTGGGTCGCCGGCTTCCTTTGACACCAGGTGCATTGCAAATGAATTGGGATCCTCTTTCCATGGGGACTTCCTTGAGCCCACTAGTAAAACCTCTGTCTAACATGCGATGTGCACCCATATTAAAATCTCGGAAACCACTCCATGTTTGTTTAGCCGGTGGACAAGGCATGATGGAAAATAATCAGGTAATGCACATTCATTTGAGTTATATATATTTGGCATTTATCGCTTTAGCATTATAGATGCTTAATTTTACTTTAGATGAtcttagaaaaattaaaatttattttctttagccATTGGTTGGTTCTTTGCCTAATCCATACTGAATCAACTTGGAATAGTTCTTAGTTACAGCATGAATAATGTGCAAGTGGCATTGGAACCGGGTAGGTGAATGAGTATAGTGTAGTGTAGTTTAgctaaggaaaaaaaaaatcccatGATACGTTTTCAACGGTGAAATTAGTAATCTGGGCCAAATCAGATCAATGGACAAGATGATTAGAAGTAGCACTTTAAATAACTCTCAAGCAGTCAAGCCATTtcctattataattttttaccaaaaacatGTTGTGGGGTATGTAATAGATGATACAGGGTAAGCTTAGATGCTCTAGCTTCTTCACTTAGTATTATATATCTAGGTTGATATTTTGGTTGATTTGATGTAACTAGGATGGCTCGTGGACATCTTTTGACAAAACTATGGAACAATTTAAGGGACAGTCCCTTGAGGATTTATTCCGACAGCAAATTCAACAGGGGGGAGGTGGGGCCAAGCCACCacatggaggtggtggtggtggtggcggcTCAGGTGGATCAGATGATGGACGCTTTGGGTTGTCAGATGAGACTCTCCAAGTTGTTCTAGCAACAATCGGCTTTCTGTTTGTGGTACTCTCTCTGTCTCTTAAGCGCGTGTGTTGCATGAATTGAGCAATTATTATAGTTCTCATTCTTTATTTAGTGTGATTGAAGGAAAAGCTATAAGGGATGTAGGCATGTAGCTAATAATTGCTGTAATATTGTTCTTGTGTATACTTAATGAAAGATAACTCCCACTCGGAGCTGTGTTGAAAATTTAGAATGATCAACTGTTACTAAGAGCTACTACCTGCTTGCTGAAGTTTGATTTGCAAGTTTTATATATTGTATATGCTGATATGCCATATCTCATTGGGTAGCATATTATATCTTTTACAGTATATTTGTGTCATCGATGGCATGGAACTTGCAAAGCTAGCTAGGGACGGCATCAACTATATGATAACTGGAAAGCAAAGTCTTCGATTAAAGCGTGCGGCATACaaatggacatgtctttacaggaTGTTGACAGAAAAGAAGGAAGCTGACAAGCGTCAGTCTGAGAACGCCTCAACTTCAAGCAACACTGATTACTACAGAGATGCCATTAGGAAGTACATGGAATCAAATTCAGATGAATGATTGTTGACTCTGTATATTCCTGTTCTCCCTTGTTTAATTAGTGGAGCTACGCTTGCAGTTAGATCAATTCATATGAGCTAGGATGGTTTTCTTCTTTAAGGCATAGGGAGCATATTCAACATTCATACGATGTGTCAACATTTGAGAATTACAAACTTTCCAAATAAATTCAGAAGCAATTTTGGGTGGAAGTGGAACATTATGTTGGTGAACTTGATTAATGGACCCATCATAGAAAGTCTTGTCTGATTCCATTTAATTCAAGAGTTCACTTAAGATGCATCGTTAGTGTTAACTTTGTTTGCACTGTGGCCAAATGATAGCATGCAACCAGGATAAAATAGGGTagtttgtttttgaattatAGGATGTGCAAATTCATATCTGCTGAGGTGCAAATATAATGATCAGTTTAGATTTTAGATTTTGCTtcctatataaataat includes:
- the LOC107472172 gene encoding uncharacterized protein LOC107472172, whose translation is MMMNATIQVTVVNPQVYFSNASVGRRLPLTPGALQMNWDPLSMGTSLSPLVKPLSNMRCAPILKSRKPLHVCLAGGQGMMENNQDGSWTSFDKTMEQFKGQSLEDLFRQQIQQGGGGAKPPHGGGGGGGGSGGSDDGRFGLSDETLQVVLATIGFLFVYICVIDGMELAKLARDGINYMITGKQSLRLKRAAYKWTCLYRMLTEKKEADKRQSENASTSSNTDYYRDAIRKYMESNSDE